The Nitrospira tepida genome includes a window with the following:
- the alr gene encoding alanine racemase translates to MLPTHSASPTRSIVDLGALIHNLQRLRARLAPSCRVIGIVKANAYGHGAVAVSRALAQAGVTLLGVATLAEGIQLREAGIDAGVIVMGPLVQGEMPDLAAHRLTPVIYSEDFALDLARVLRDQTVPYPVHVEVETGMGRLGVDQDRLLNLLQAPAFKGPLRLEGLMSHFADADSDDPSYTQSQLAQFTGLLERIRRAGVTVPLAHVANTAGILRFPASHLDAVRPGIGLYGYHHSTNQEADVPLRPVLSLLTQIVQVRTIRPGETVSYNRTFRASRATRVGVLPIGYADGYNRLLSNKGTVLIGGKRAPVVGRVCMDMTMVDVTDVPEAQVGADVALIGEQGAERISAVDLARWQGTIPYEVLCAIGPRVRRLHIY, encoded by the coding sequence GTGCTGCCCACTCATTCGGCTTCTCCAACCCGATCCATCGTCGATCTTGGGGCTCTGATCCACAATCTTCAGCGCCTACGTGCCCGGTTGGCTCCCTCGTGCCGAGTGATCGGCATCGTGAAGGCCAATGCCTATGGACATGGGGCGGTGGCCGTCTCGCGCGCCCTCGCGCAGGCCGGCGTCACCCTGTTGGGCGTGGCGACCCTTGCGGAGGGCATCCAGCTCAGAGAGGCAGGGATCGACGCCGGCGTCATCGTCATGGGACCGCTCGTCCAAGGCGAGATGCCCGACCTGGCGGCGCATCGCCTCACGCCGGTCATCTACAGCGAGGATTTCGCGCTCGATCTTGCAAGGGTGCTGCGGGATCAAACGGTCCCCTACCCCGTCCATGTCGAGGTGGAAACCGGGATGGGACGGTTGGGAGTGGACCAGGACCGCCTGTTGAACCTTCTGCAAGCCCCCGCCTTCAAGGGGCCGCTGAGGCTGGAAGGGCTGATGAGTCATTTCGCCGACGCGGACAGCGATGATCCGTCCTACACCCAAAGCCAGCTTGCGCAGTTTACCGGCCTGCTGGAGCGAATCCGGCGCGCCGGCGTGACCGTGCCGCTGGCGCATGTGGCGAATACCGCCGGCATCCTTCGTTTTCCCGCCTCCCATTTGGATGCCGTCCGGCCTGGCATCGGCCTCTACGGGTATCATCACTCCACGAATCAGGAGGCGGACGTCCCCTTGCGGCCGGTCCTCTCGCTGCTGACGCAGATTGTCCAGGTTCGGACCATCCGGCCTGGTGAAACTGTCAGCTACAACCGCACGTTTCGGGCTTCACGTGCGACGCGGGTCGGCGTGCTTCCGATCGGCTATGCCGACGGGTACAACCGGCTGCTCTCGAACAAGGGGACGGTGCTCATCGGAGGGAAGCGGGCGCCGGTAGTCGGCCGCGTCTGCATGGACATGACCATGGTGGATGTCACCGATGTGCCGGAGGCGCAGGTGGGCGCGGATGTGGCGCTGATCGGCGAACAGGGAGCCGAACGGATCAGCGCGGTGGACCTCGCCCGCTGGCAAGGGACGATCCCCTACGAAGTGCTCTGCGCGATCGGTCCGCGAGTCCGCCGCCTGCATATTTATTGA
- the frr gene encoding ribosome recycling factor translates to MAHPVHQKTTEGMERTLEHLKRELSTMRTGRASIALLDNVKVDYYGTMTPLKQVGTLSTPEPRLITIQPWDVKLIKEIEKALAASNLGVTPSNDGKTIRVPLPPLTEERRKELIKICKKHGEDTKVHIRTVRREANEELKKLQKDGKMSEDDLRRAEAEIQKLTDQYIEKVDHVLKKKEEEILEV, encoded by the coding sequence ATGGCACATCCGGTTCATCAGAAAACGACGGAGGGGATGGAGCGCACCCTCGAGCATCTCAAGCGGGAATTGAGCACGATGCGCACCGGGCGGGCCTCCATCGCGTTGCTCGATAACGTCAAGGTGGATTACTACGGCACGATGACGCCGCTGAAACAGGTGGGCACGTTGTCCACGCCGGAGCCGCGGCTGATCACCATCCAGCCGTGGGATGTGAAACTGATCAAGGAAATCGAAAAGGCGCTCGCCGCCTCGAATCTGGGCGTGACGCCCTCGAACGACGGCAAGACCATCCGGGTGCCGCTCCCGCCGTTGACCGAAGAGCGGCGCAAGGAGCTGATCAAGATCTGCAAGAAACACGGCGAGGACACCAAGGTCCACATCCGAACCGTGCGGCGCGAGGCCAACGAGGAGCTCAAGAAACTTCAGAAGGACGGCAAGATGAGCGAAGACGACCTGCGCCGAGCCGAGGCGGAAATTCAGAAATTGACTGACCAATATATCGAAAAGGTCGATCATGTGTTAAAGAAGAAAGAGGAGGAAATTCTCGAAGTCTGA
- the pyrH gene encoding UMP kinase has translation MTAAKYRRILLKVSGEMLAGDQGYGIQPSILDGLAGEIADVVAMDVEVALVIGGGNIFRGIAASAKGMERASADYMGMLATVLNALALQNSLERRGVMTRVQSAIEMRQLAEGYIRRRAIRHLEKKRVVIFAGGTGNPYFSTDTAAALRAMEIGADVIMKGTKVDGVYEADPVTNPTAKRFDRLPFLSLINQNLKVMDSTAVTLCMDNNLPLIVFNLKQRGNLKRIMQGEALGTLVTAGSQ, from the coding sequence ATGACGGCGGCGAAGTACCGGCGCATTCTCCTGAAAGTCAGCGGCGAAATGCTGGCGGGCGATCAGGGGTATGGGATCCAACCGTCCATATTGGACGGGCTGGCCGGCGAGATCGCGGATGTCGTCGCGATGGACGTCGAGGTCGCGCTGGTCATCGGCGGAGGCAATATCTTCAGAGGGATCGCCGCCAGCGCCAAGGGCATGGAGCGCGCCTCCGCCGATTACATGGGGATGCTCGCCACTGTCCTGAACGCGCTGGCGCTGCAAAACAGCCTTGAGCGACGCGGCGTGATGACCCGCGTGCAATCGGCCATCGAAATGCGGCAATTGGCCGAAGGCTATATCCGCCGGCGGGCGATCCGGCATCTGGAAAAGAAGCGGGTGGTGATTTTTGCGGGCGGCACCGGGAACCCGTACTTTTCGACCGATACGGCGGCGGCGCTCCGGGCGATGGAGATCGGCGCCGATGTGATCATGAAGGGCACGAAGGTGGACGGCGTCTATGAAGCCGATCCGGTCACGAATCCCACGGCCAAGCGGTTCGATCGGCTGCCGTTTCTCTCGCTCATCAATCAGAACTTGAAGGTCATGGATTCCACGGCCGTCACGCTCTGCATGGACAACAACCTGCCGCTGATCGTCTTCAATCTTAAACAGCGGGGGAATCTCAAACGGATCATGCAAGGCGAGGCCCTGGGCACTTTGGTGACGGCGGGGTCCCAATAG
- the tsf gene encoding translation elongation factor Ts, with protein MAASATLVKELRDKTGAGILDCQKALTENGNDIEKAIDYLRQKGLAAAQKRAGREANEGLISAYIHPGSRIGVLVEVNCETDFVARNDEFQAFVKDIALQIAAARPAYVSREDIPAEVIEREKAVYQGQCREMGKPEAAWPKIIEGKLEKFYQEMCLLEQAFIKDPSVTVKDLLTQRIAKIGENIVIRRFTRYELGQA; from the coding sequence ATGGCGGCTTCTGCAACGTTGGTGAAGGAATTACGCGACAAAACCGGAGCGGGCATTCTGGATTGCCAGAAGGCGCTCACTGAAAACGGCAACGACATCGAGAAGGCGATCGACTACCTTCGGCAGAAAGGCCTGGCCGCCGCGCAAAAGCGAGCGGGGCGCGAGGCCAACGAGGGATTGATCTCGGCCTACATCCATCCGGGCAGCCGGATCGGCGTGTTGGTGGAGGTCAATTGCGAGACCGACTTCGTCGCGCGAAACGACGAATTCCAGGCGTTCGTCAAGGATATCGCGTTGCAGATCGCGGCGGCGCGTCCCGCCTACGTCTCGCGCGAGGATATCCCCGCCGAGGTCATCGAGCGCGAGAAGGCGGTGTATCAAGGCCAATGCAGGGAAATGGGCAAGCCCGAGGCGGCTTGGCCGAAGATCATCGAGGGGAAGCTGGAGAAGTTCTATCAGGAAATGTGTCTGCTGGAGCAGGCGTTCATCAAGGATCCGAGCGTCACCGTCAAGGACCTGTTGACCCAGCGGATCGCCAAGATCGGAGAAAACATCGTCATTCGGCGGTTCACCCGTTATGAACTCGGTCAGGCATGA
- the rpsB gene encoding 30S ribosomal protein S2 yields the protein MGEVTLKDLLEAGVHFGHQTNRWNPKMKRFIFGERNGIYIIDLQQSLERLEQAYAFIRDTVANGDSVLFIGTKRQAADVLEEEAKRANMFFVNQRWLGGMLTNFQTIRRSIEKLKKMEATLADGGVRQGLTKKELNQMEKDRVKLEKYLSGIKNMRSLPGCVFVLDTRVERIAVLEANRLGIPIVAIVDTNCEPDLITYPIPGNDDAIRSIKLITTHIADACIEGAHLRAQREEAETPVLAAGAEKRGPAPLDVVGLAAR from the coding sequence ATGGGAGAAGTCACGTTGAAGGATCTACTGGAAGCGGGTGTGCATTTCGGGCACCAGACCAACCGGTGGAACCCAAAAATGAAGCGGTTCATCTTCGGCGAGCGCAACGGGATCTACATCATCGATTTGCAGCAGTCGTTGGAGCGGCTGGAGCAGGCCTATGCCTTCATCCGCGACACGGTGGCCAACGGCGATTCGGTCCTGTTCATCGGGACCAAGCGGCAGGCTGCGGACGTGCTCGAAGAGGAAGCGAAACGGGCCAACATGTTTTTCGTCAACCAGCGTTGGCTGGGCGGCATGCTCACCAACTTCCAAACTATTCGACGGAGCATCGAGAAGCTGAAGAAGATGGAAGCGACGCTGGCGGACGGCGGCGTGCGGCAGGGCCTCACCAAAAAAGAACTCAATCAGATGGAAAAGGACCGCGTCAAGCTCGAGAAGTACCTCAGCGGCATCAAGAACATGCGGTCGCTGCCGGGGTGCGTGTTCGTGCTGGACACGCGGGTCGAGCGCATCGCGGTGCTCGAGGCGAACCGGTTGGGCATCCCGATCGTGGCGATTGTCGATACGAATTGCGAGCCGGACCTCATCACCTACCCGATTCCGGGCAACGATGACGCCATCCGGTCCATTAAGTTGATTACCACCCATATTGCGGATGCCTGTATCGAAGGCGCCCATCTCCGCGCGCAGCGCGAAGAAGCGGAAACTCCCGTCCTGGCAGCGGGCGCGGAGAAGCGCGGACCGGCCCCGCTCGACGTGGTCGGATTGGCGGCCCGTTGA